The genomic window CACCGTCTTGTCGGCGTTCAACGCGGCCTGGGTGAGAGTCTTGAGCCGGCTTCGCTCGGGCCCGTTGCGCGCGGTTCTGTCTGCCATGTGGGTCATTATGACCCCGGTGCGGCTAACCCGAAAGCTTGGATGCGGCGTCCTGGTCAAGCAGCCAGAGCGTCGCTTCGCGGCCCACCGCTCCGGCCGCCGGCAGCGATACCGGGTCGGCCCCGCCGATCGCAGCGGCCACCGCCTCGGCCTTTCCCGCCCCCGACACCAGCAACCACACCTGCCGAGAACGCTGAACTGCGGGCAGTGTCAATGTGATTCGCTGTGGCGGCGGCTTGGGGGAGTCCTCGACCGCCACCACCATGCGGGTGGTCTCGCGCACGGCCGGGGTGTCGGGGAACAGCGAGTTGATATGCCCCTCGGGCCCCACGCCCAGCAGGTGCACGTCGAAATCCGGGGCCGGGTCGCCCCCGTCGGCGTTGGCGGCCAACAGTTGCTCGTAGGCCAGGGCCGCGGCATCCAAGTCAGCGCCGAATTCGCCGTCGCTGGCAGCCATCGGATGCACCTGGCTGGCGGGTATGTCGACGTGGTCGAGCAGCGCCTCACGGGCCTGCTTCTCGTTGCGCTCGTCGTCGTCTTCGGACACGTAGCGTTCGTCGCCCCAGAACCAATGCACCTTCGACCAATCGATCTCGGGGGAGCGGGCGCGCAGATACTTCATCAGCGCAGTGCCGTTGCCGCCTCCGGTCAGCACGATCAGCGCCCGACCCCGGTCCGCCACCGCGGACCGGATGGCCTCGATCAGGCGGTCTCCGGCCGCCTCGACCAGGGCGTCGCTGTCGGGAAAGACTAGGACGTCGGGGCTCACACGTACTCCACTTTCTTGATGCCTTCGAGTGCGGCCAAGTAGATCTCGTCGGCGTCGAGCCGGCGCAGGTCCTCGGCCAAACACTCACCGGTTTCCCTGCGCGCCAACGGAACCAGCGCATCGGGCCGTGCGGTGCGGCTCAGTGTCGCCGTCACCCCCTCCTGCGGGCGGCTCAACACGATGGTCTCGCTCTTGCGCGCCAGTTCCACTTTGAGTTCACCGACCGTTCGGCGCACCGGGCCGTCGATCCGGCTGGCCAGCCAGCCTGCCAAAACATCAAGCGCGGGTTCGGTTTTCAAGCCCGACACCAGTGCGGATTCGATCGGCTCGTGCGGCGGCTGGTCGACGGCGGAGGTCAGGAGCGCCCGCCAGTAGGTGATGCGGCTCCAGGCCAGATCGGTGTCCCCGCCGGTGTATCCGGGCAACCGGCTCTTGATGGCCGACAACGGGTCGGTCCCGTTGGTGGCATCGGTGATTCGCCGAATCGCCAACTTACCCACCGGATCCTCGGCGGGTTTCGCCGGAGCGATGTCGGGCCACCACGCCACCACCGGGATGTCGGGCAGCAGGAAGGGAATGACCACGCTGTCAGCGTGGTTGGCCAGCGGTCCCGAAAGCTGCAGGATCACCACTTCACCGGCGCCCGCGTCCGCCCCGACGCGCAGTTGCGCATCCAGGCGGGCTTTCTCGGCATACGGGTCGCCGCGCATGGCGACGATGATGCGGCTGGGGTGTTCGTGGCTGGCGTCGTTGGCTGCCTTGATCGACTCTTCCAGTACGGCATCGCTGTCCGGCACGATGATCAGCGTCAGCACCCGGCCCATCGTGACGGCGCCGATCTCGTCACGCAGCTTGTCCAGCTTCTTGTTGATCGCCGTGGTGGTGGTTTCAGGCAGGTCGACGATCATCTCCGCCGCTCCTCCTCATCGCTTCGCTCTGCATCGTCGCCGGCGGGGATCATTGGCGCCGCTCCTCCTCCTCATGCGCAATCACGGGCGCCGCCATTCGCGGCCGGTCCGGCGCAGCATCTCAAAAGCCGACTCCGGGCCCCACGTCCCCGCTTCGTACGGATCGGGCTTGCCGTGCGAGGCCCAATTGTCCAAGGCGGGATCCAGTATTTGCCAGGCCAATTCGACTTCCTCATTGACCGGGAACAGGGACGGCTCGCCGAGCAGCACATCGAGGATCAGCCGCTCGTAGGCCTCCGGAGAATCCTCTGCGAACGCCGATCCGTACGAGAAGTCCATGTTGACGTCGCGGACTTCCATCGCGCTGCCCGGCACCTTGGATCCGAACCGCAAGGTGATGCCCTCGTCGGGCTGCACCCGGATGACCATCGCGTTGGCGCCGAGTTCGTCGGTCATGGTGGCGTCGAACGGCAGATGGGGCGCGCGTTTGAACACCAGGGCGATCTCGGTGACCCTGCGGCCCAGCCGTTTTCCGGTGCGCAGGTAGAACGGCACCCCGGCCCACCGGCGAGTGTCGACCTCCAAGGTGATGGCGGCGAATGTCTCGGTGACGGAGTCCTTGGCGAACCCCTCCTCGTCGAGCAGACCGACCACTTTCTCACCGCCCTGCCAACCGGCGGCATATTGGCCGCGGCTGGTGGTCTCGTCCAGCGGTTCGGCCAACCGGGTCGCCGACAACACCTTGATCTTCTCGGTCTGCAACGCTCGCGGGTTGAAGCTGACCGGCTCTTCCATGGCGGTCAGCGCCAGCAACTGCATCAGGTGGTTCTGGATGACGTCGCGAGCCGCGCCGATACCGTCGTAGTAGCCGGCCCGGCCACCCAGGCCGATGTCTTCGGCCATGGTGATCTGCACGTGGTCGACGTAGTGCGCGTTCCAGATCGGGTCGAAGAACTGATTGGCGAACCGCAACGCCAGGATGTTCTGAACCGTCTCCTTGCCCAGGTAGTGGTCGATGCGAAAGACGGCCTCTTCGGGGAACACCGCGTTGACCGACTTGTTGAGGTCCTCGGCGCTGTCCAAGTCGTGGCCGAAGGGTTTCTCGATGACCACGCGGCTCCAGCGCTCACCCTGCGGGCGCGCCAACCCGGACCGGTGCAGCTGGTCGCAGACCACCGGAAACGACTTGGGCGGGATCGCCAGATAAAACGCATGGTTGCCGCCAGTGCCCCGCTCGGCGTCCAGCTTGTCCAGCGTCTCGGCGAGTCGGTCGAACGCGTCGTCGTCGTCGAAAGCCCCTGGGACGAAACGGAATCCCTCGGCCAGGCGATCCCAGTTCTCCTGCCGGAACGGAGTGCGGCAGTGTTCCTTGACGGCCTGGTACACCACCTTCTGGAAGTCCTGGGTTTCCCAGTCCCGCCGGGCGAAGCCGACCAGGCCAAAGGTGGGCGGCAGCAGCCCGCGGTTGGCCAGGTCGTAGATCGCCGGCATCACCTTTTTGCGGGCCAGGTCGCCGGTGACACCGAAGATCACCATCGCGCACGAGCCCGCGATTCTGGGAAGCCGTTTATCCAGTTTGTCCCGTAACGGGTTTTGCCATTGAGTGGCGGCGGAATTCGAACTCATTTGTCCGCGGAGTCGAGCTGCGCCTGGGTTTCCTTGAGCAGCTCGTTCCAAGACTCCTCGAACTTATCCACGCCCTCGTTCTCCAGCACGATGAACACGTCGTCCAGGTCGATGCCGATGTCCTTCAACTTGTCGAAGACCTGCTGAGCTTCCGACGCGGTGCCGCTGACGGTGTCGCCCTTGATCTCGCCGTGGTCGGCGACGGCCTCAATCGTCTTCTCCGGCATGGTGTTCACGGTGTTCGGCGCCACCAGCTCGGTGACATAGAGGGTGTCGGAGTAGTCGGGGTTCTTGACGCCCGTCGACGCCCACAGCGGTCGCTGCACCCGGGCGCCGTCGGCCTTGAGCGCCTCGAAGCGCTCGCCGCCTTCGAAAACCTCTTGGTAGGCCGCGTAAGCCAGCCGCGCGTTTGCGACGGCGGCCTGCCCGAGCAGTGCGCGCGCTTCGTCGGAGTCGATCTTCTCCAGCCGCTTGTCCACTTCGGTGTCCACGCGGGAGACGAAAAAGGAGGCCACCGAATGGATTTTGGACAGGTCGTGGCCGGCTTCCTTCGCCTTCTCCAGTCCCTCGAGGTAAGCATCCATGACCGCGCGGTGGCGTTCCACCGAGAAGATCAGGGTGACGTTGACCGAAATGCCTTCGGCGAGAACGGAGCTGATGGCCGGAATGCCTTCCTCCGTGGCGGGAATCTTGATGAACAGGTTGGGCCGATCGACGATCTTCCACAGCTCGATGGCCTGCTGAATGGTCTTGTCAGCGTCGCGCGCCATGCGCGGGTCGACCTCGATGGACACCCGGCCGTCGACTCCATCGGAGGACTCCCACTGCGGCCGCAAGACGTCGCAGGCGTTGCGCACGTCATCGGTGGTCACCGTGCGGATCGTGGCTTCCACGTCGGCGCCGCGCTCGGCCAATTCGGCGATCTGATCGTTGTAGGTGTCGCTGTCGGCCAACGCCTTCTGGAAGATCGACGGGTTGGTCGTCACGCCGACGACACTCTTGGTGTCGATCAGCTCTTGCAGATTGCCTGACTTCAACCGGTCGCGGGACAAGTCGTCGAGCCAAACGGATACTCCGGCCTCGCTCAACGCGGCAAGGTTAGGGTTCTGGGTCATCTGGATCACCCTTTCTCAGTTGTCCAGTGCTCGTTCCGCCGCGTCGGCGACGGCTTCAGCGGTGAAGCCGTACTCACGGAACAAGGTCTTGTAGTCGGCGGATTCGCCGTAGTGCTCGATCGAGATGATCTCGCCGGTGTCACCCACCAGTTTGTGCCAGGACTGCCCGACGGCGGCTTCGACGGCCACCCGGGCCGACACCGACGGCGGCAGCACGCTGTCGCGGTACTCCTGCGGCTGGGTTTCGAACCACTCCACACACGGCATCGACACCACCCGGGCGACAATGTCCTTGTCCGCCAACAACTTCTGCGCGGCGACGGCGAGTTGGACTTCGGAGCCGGTGGCAATCAGCACGACGTCGGGATCCTCACCGCTATCGTCGCCCAACACGTAGCCGCCCCGAGCGACACCGTCGATGTTGGTGCCTTCGAGCACCGGCACATTCTGGCGGGTCAGGATCAACCCCACCGGCCCGCTGCCGTTGCCGCGGGCCAACACCGTGCGCCACGCGTAGGCGGTCTCGTTGGCGTCGGCGGGCCGCACCACCGAGAGGTTGGGAATGGCGCGCAATGCCGAAAGGTGCTCGATCGGTTGATGGGTCGGGCCGTCTTCGCCCAGACCGACCGAGTCGTGCGTCCACACATAGATGGTGTCGATGTCCATCAGGGACGCCAACCGCACCGCCGGGCGCATGTAGTCGGAGAACTGCAGGAAGGTGCCACCGTAGGCGCGGGTGGGACCGTGCAGCACGATGCCGGACAGGATGGCGCCCATGGCATGTTCGCGCACCCCGAAATGCAGGGTGCGGCCGTACCAGTGGGCGGTGTAGTCCTTGGTCGAGATCGACGGCGGGCCGAAAGAATCGGCGCCCTTGATCGTGGTGTTGTTGCTGCCCGCCAGGTCGGCCGAACCTCCCCACAGCTCGGGCAGCTTCGAGCCCAACACGTTCAGCACTTCGTTCGAGGCCTTACGGGTGGCGATCTCATCGGAGCCCGGTTCCCAGTGCGGCAACTCGGCATCCCAGCCGTCGGGCAACTCCTCGGCGGTCAACCGGTCCAGCAGCGCCTTGCGCTCGGGCTCGCGTTGCGCCCACGCATCGAACTCGGTCTGCCACTTCTCGTGCGCTTCCTTGCCCCGATCCACCAGCTTGCGGGTGTGGGCGATGACCTCGTCGCGCACCTCGAACGTCTTGTCCGGGTCGAAGCCGAGGATCTTCTTGACCTCGGCGACTTCTTCGTCGCCCAGCGCGGCGCCGTGCGCCTTACCGGTGTTCATCAGGTTGGGAGCCGGATAGCCGATGATGGTGCGCACAGCGATGAACGAGGGCCGGTCGGTGACGGCCTTGGCGTTGGCGATGGCCTCCTCGATGGCGACGACGTTCTCGCCGCCTTCGACTTCCTGCACGTGCCAGCCGTAGGCGCGGTAGCGGGCGGCGGTGTCCTCGCACAGCGCGATGTTGGTGTCGTCCTCGATCGAGATCTGGTTGCGGTCGTAGAAGACGATCAAGTTGCCCAGTTGCTGGACACCGGCCAGCGACGACGCCTCGGAGGTCACGCCTTCTTCGATGTCGCCGTCGGAGGCGATGACATAGATGAAGTGGTCGAAGGGGCTGGTGCCCGGTTCGGCGTCGGGATCGAACAAGCCGCGCTCATAGCGCGACGCCATGGCCATGCCGACCGCGGAAGCCAGTCCCTGGCCCAGCGGGCCGGTGGTGATCTCCACGCCCTTGGTGTGCCGGAACTCCGGATGCCCGGGTGTCTTCGACTTCCAGGTCCGCAGCGACTCGATGTCGTCCAGTTCCAAGCCGAACCCGCCGAGGTAGAGCTGCAAGTACAGGGTCAGGCTGCTGTGTCCGGCCGACAACACGAACCGGTCGCGGCCCAGCCAGTGCACGTCGCTGGGGTCGTGGCGCATCGTGCGCTGGAACAAGGTGTAGGCCAGCGGCGCCAGGCTCATCGCCGTTCCGGGGTGGCCGTTACCGACCTTCTGGACGGCATCGGCGGCCAGTACCCGGATGGTGTCGACCGCAGCCGAATCGATCTCGGTCCAGTCGTCGGGGTGGCTCGGTCGGGTGAGGGCGGAGATCTCTTCGGTAGTGGTCAAAGTTCAGTCCTCAGTACTGGGTCATCAAACTGATCAATCCCACCCTAGTGCCGGATGGGGGGCTGGTGCAGGCCCAGAATGGGGTGTACCCAACGCGCGCGTTGTGAAAAATTGTTGTTGACGATTCCCGCTTTGCATTCCGGGCGTCGATACCGGAAAAATCGCCTGAACCGACCCTGCGGCGCTGCCACGGTGGTCATCCGGTCTACCATCGTGCGTAGTAGAAGCTGCGCGCGGCTGCAATCCCCGAGGAGTTAATGCGTGAGCGTTCGCGGGCGCGTCGCGCCGAGCCGAAGCACTGGCACCGCCCGCCGGGCTCTGGCACGGGTGCTGGCCCCTGTGTTGGCTTATGTGGCGTTGACCAAGCCACGGGTGATCGAGCTGTTGCTGGTCACCGCGATCCCGGCGATGCTGCTGGCCGACCGTGGCGCCGTTCATCCGCTGTTGATCCTCAACACGCTCATCGGCGGCATGATGGCCGCTGCCGGCGCCAACACGCTCAACTGTGTGGCGGACGCCGATATCGACAAGGTCATGAAACGCACGGCGCGGCGACCTTTGGCGCGGGCCGCGGTACCCACCCGAAACGCCCTGGTTCTGGGGTTGCTGCTGAGTGTCGGCTCGTTCTTCTGGCTGTGGTGGACGGCGAACCTGCTGTCCGGGCTGCTGGCCGTGGCCACCATCGCGTTCTACGTCTTCGTTTACACGCTGCTGCTCAAGCGCCGCACCTCGCAGAACGTGGTGTGGGGCGGCGCGGCCGGCTGCATGCCGGTGATGATCGGTTGGTCGGCGATCACCGGCACCATCACCTGGCCGGCTCTGGTGATGTTCGCGATCATCTTCTTCTGGACGCCGCCGCACACCTGGGCGTTGGCGATGCGATACAAAGAGGACTACAAAGCGGCCGGGGTGCCGATGCTTCCCGCCGTGGCCACCGAGCAGAAGGTGACCAAACAGATCCTCATCTACACGTGGCTGACCGTGCTGGCGACGCTGGCGCTGGCGTTGGCCACTGGCTGGTTGTACGCGGCCGTGGCGTTGGTAGCCGGGGTGTGGTTCCTGGCGATGGCGCACCAGCTCTATGCCGGGGTCCGCGCCGGTGAACCGGTGAAGCCGCTACGGCTGTTCCTGCAATCGAACAACTACCTGGCCGTGGTGTTCTGCGCGCTCGCCGTCGACTCGGTCATCGCGCTGCCGACGTTGCTCTGACGCTCACGGCAGCAACACGATCGAGCCGGTTGTCTTCCGGCCCTGCAGATCTCGATGCGCACGAGCCGCGTCGGCCAGCGGGTAACGCCCACAGACCTCGACGGTGACGGCTTCATCGCCGATCAGGGAGAAAAGCTCGCCGGCGCGCCGGCTGAATTCCTCGCCGCTGCGGATGAAGTGCGCCAACGACGGCCGGGTGAGGTATACCGACCCGGCGGCGTTGAGCCGTTGCGGATCGAACGGCGGGACCGGTCCGCTGGCGGCACCGAACAGCGCCAAGGTGCCGCGCACGGCCAGGCTGGCCAGGCTCGCGTCGAAGGTGCTGGCGCCGACGCCGTCGTAAACGACGGCCACACCTGCGCCGTCGGTCAGCGCACGCACCTTGTCGCCGAATGCCTGGGGGTCGTCAGGGTAGGGAAGCACTTCCTCGGCGCCGGCCTCCTTGGACCGGCGGGCCTTTTCGTCGGTGGACACGGTGGTGATCACCCGCGCGCCCAGGTGTTTGGCCCACTGCGTCAGGATCAGCCCGACGCCGCCGGCGCCGGCGTGGACCAGCACCCTGTCGCCGTCCTGCACTGGATATACCGACGTCAGCAGGTAGTGGGCGGTCAGTCCCTTCAACAGGACCGAAGCCGCCACCTCGGCGGTGACGTGGTCGGGCAGCTTGGCGGTCAACGTCGTTGGCGCAACCGAGAAGTCGGCATACGCCCCCGCCGCCGAGGCGCTCACCACCCGGTCGCCCACGGCGAAACCCGAATCGGCGCCCTCACCCAGCGCCGACACCGTCCCGGCGACCTCCGAGCCGAGGACGAACGGCAGCGAACGCGGATAGTGGCCGGAGCGAAAGTAAGTGTCGATGTAGTTGACGCCGATCGCTTCGGCCTTGATCACCAGTTCGCCGGGCCCTGGTTCGGGCGCGGGCATCTCGACGTAGTTCAGGACCTCGGGGCCGCCGGTTTGGCCGACTTCGATTGCGTGCACGTGGAATATCATGCCCGAGCATGAGACTGGCCCGGCCGGACGTCTTCCACCCGCGCATCGTCTTGGCCGGCTGTCCGCGTAAGGTCGCCGGTGACGGCGACGACGCCGGGCTGGTGGCGGCATTGCGCAGCCGGGGCCTGCACGCCCGGTGGTTGTCCTGGGACGACCCGGACACCGCCGACGCGCATCTGGTGATCTTGCGAGCCCCCCGCGATTACGGCGAGCGGCTCGACGATTTCCTAGCCTGGACCACCACGGTGCCCAACCTGCTCAACCCGGCGGCCGTGGTGGCCTGGAACGCCGACCGCCGGTATTTGCAGGACCTGGCGAACGGGGGAGTGCCGACCGTGGCGGGGCGCACCTATCGGCCGGGGGAGCAGGTCGACTGGCCCGACGCCGAGCACGTCTTCGTCGGACCGTCCGTCGGGACCGGGTCGCGGCGCTTCAGTGACCGGTCCGCGGCGCATACCTATATCGCCGAGCTGCACGCCACCGGCCGCGGCGTGCTGGTGCAGCCGGGTTCCTCAGAGCCGCACACGGTGCTGGTCTTCGTCGGCAGCACACCGTCGCACGCGTTCGTGCCCCGCGGCGACGCGCTGCATCAAGGCGAGGCGGATTTCGAGATCTGGGACGCCGGCGCCCTCGCGCTCACCGCCGCCGCGGGCCAGGCCGGTGTCGGGGCCGACGAATTGCTCTGTGCCCGAGTCGAATTGGTAGGCGTGCGGGTGCTCGAAGTGCAGTTGATCGACCCGTCGCTGGGGTGGCGGCACTTGGACGCCCATACCCGCGGCCTGGCTCAACGCAACTTCGCGTTGGCCGTGGAGTCAGCTTTGCAGCGGCTCGGGCTTGGCCCGTTCTCGCATCGACGCCCATAGGGCGGCGGTGGCCGCCGTGCACGCCGCGGCACCGGCCACATGGACGGCGACCAGCGCGGCCGGCACCCCGGTGAAGTACTGGGTCGTGCCGACGCCCGCCTGGGCGAAGACCAGCGCCACCAGCACCCCCAGCCGCAGCACCACCGCGCGGCTGGCTTGTACCGCCAGCAGTCCGAAACCCAGCCCGACGAGCAGCGCCAGGTAGGACACCAGCAGCGACGAATGCATGTGCACCAGCGTGGTGATTTCCACTTTGAGGCGGGGCACCGTCCGGCTGGGACTTTTGTCACCGGCGTGTGGCCCGGCCGCGGTGACCAGCGTGCCCGTCACCAACACGGCCGCCAGATTCAGCGCGCTCAACACCGTCAGCAGACGCAGCGGCCTGGGGACGCGCTCGGTGACCACGCCGTCGTCGGGTTCCCCGACCTTGACGTAGAGCAGCACCGACAGCCACACCATGGTCATCGAGGTCAGCAGGTGAATGGCCACCGTCCACCACAGCAGGCCGGTGCGCACGGTGATCCCGCCGATCACGGCTTGCACCACCGTCGAGGCGGGCATCAGCCAGGCGTAGACCAACACCTCGGTGCGCCGACGCGCCCGGATGACGGCCAGCACCGCCAGCGCCGCGGTGATCACCACGGCGAAGGTGATCATGCGATTGCCGAACTCGACCGCCTGGTGGATGCGCGGCACCTCAGAGACCGCTACCGGGGTGAAGCTACCGGGGAAGCATTGCGGCCAGGTTGGGCAGCCGAGCCCGGAGGCGGTGACCCGGACGATGGCGCCGGTGACAGCAATGCCGCCCTGCGTGAGGATGACGGCGAAGGCGATGACCCGCTGGACACCAAGACTGGGGTCGGGGAGCAGATCCACCAACCGCCTCAGCGTTCGTTTGACGGGCACCGCCCGATGGTAGCGACGACTACGGGGCGTAGTAGAAGCGGGCGGGTGGCGCCGAGATTGCGGTGAGGGTTGTGCCGTGAGCGTTGCCGCGACCGTGACGGTGATCTCGCTGACTGCTGGGCGGGCCTACCGGCGGGCACTATGGACGAGGACGGTAGGCCAGACATCAGCGGAGCGACAGAAGAGGGAAACCTACATGAGCAAGATCCCGACCATCGAACTCAACGACGGCGCGCACATCCCGCAACTCGGTTTCGGTGTCTTCCAGATCGAGCCCAAGGAAACCGCCGCGGCGGTGGCAGCCGCGCTGGAAATCGGTTATCGGCACATCGATACCGCGCAGATGTACGGCAACGAGAAGGAAGTCGCTCAGGGCATCCAAAAGGCGGGCCTGGACCGGGCCGATGTCTTCATCACCAGCAAGCTCAACAACGGTTTTCACCAGCCCGACGACGCCCGCCGCGCGTTCGACGCCACGCTGAGCGCCATCGAGTCCGACTACGTCGACCTGTTCCTCATCCACTGGCCGTTGCCCACGCGATACGGCGGCGATTTCGTCTCCACCTGGCGGGTGCTCGAAGAGTTCGCCCGGGACGGGCGGGCCCGCAGCATCGGCGTCTCGAACTTTCAGCCGGCCCACCTCGAGTTGCTGGCCAAAGAAACCGACACCGTGCCCGCGGTGAACCAGATCGAGGCACATCCCTACTTCCTGAACGACGAGGTCCGCGCCTACGGCAAGGAGCACGGAATCGCGACCGAGGCGTGGTCGCCGATCGCTCAGGGCAAGGTTCTCGATGACCCGGTCCTCGGGCGAATCGCCGACAAATGCGGCAAGTCGCCCGCGCAGGTCGTGTTGCGTTGGCACATCCAGCGCGGTGACATCGTGTTTCCCAAGTCGGTGTCTCCCGAGCGGATGAAGTCGAATTTCGAGCTGTTCGATTTCGAGCTGGCCACCTCGGATATGGACGCGATCTCCGCTCTCGACAAGGGCGAAGCCGGCAGAACCGGTGGCAACCCCGATACGTTCGACTACATACCGGACTGACCGGCGTCAGGTGAAACGGAACCAGCGTCGCGCGGCCAGCGCGGCCAGCGTGCCCCACGCCGCGAGTACGACGATCCCGAACCAGTCCACCGACAGGATCATCGCTTGCGACAGGGCCTCGGTCAGTGCGCCGGACGGCGTCAGCCGCGACAACCATTTCACCGACGCCGGGATCATGTCCGTTTCCAAAGTGAGGGCGCCGAACC from Mycobacterium kubicae includes these protein-coding regions:
- the tkt gene encoding transketolase; the encoded protein is MTTTEEISALTRPSHPDDWTEIDSAAVDTIRVLAADAVQKVGNGHPGTAMSLAPLAYTLFQRTMRHDPSDVHWLGRDRFVLSAGHSSLTLYLQLYLGGFGLELDDIESLRTWKSKTPGHPEFRHTKGVEITTGPLGQGLASAVGMAMASRYERGLFDPDAEPGTSPFDHFIYVIASDGDIEEGVTSEASSLAGVQQLGNLIVFYDRNQISIEDDTNIALCEDTAARYRAYGWHVQEVEGGENVVAIEEAIANAKAVTDRPSFIAVRTIIGYPAPNLMNTGKAHGAALGDEEVAEVKKILGFDPDKTFEVRDEVIAHTRKLVDRGKEAHEKWQTEFDAWAQREPERKALLDRLTAEELPDGWDAELPHWEPGSDEIATRKASNEVLNVLGSKLPELWGGSADLAGSNNTTIKGADSFGPPSISTKDYTAHWYGRTLHFGVREHAMGAILSGIVLHGPTRAYGGTFLQFSDYMRPAVRLASLMDIDTIYVWTHDSVGLGEDGPTHQPIEHLSALRAIPNLSVVRPADANETAYAWRTVLARGNGSGPVGLILTRQNVPVLEGTNIDGVARGGYVLGDDSGEDPDVVLIATGSEVQLAVAAQKLLADKDIVARVVSMPCVEWFETQPQEYRDSVLPPSVSARVAVEAAVGQSWHKLVGDTGEIISIEHYGESADYKTLFREYGFTAEAVADAAERALDN
- a CDS encoding quinone oxidoreductase family protein, producing MHAIEVGQTGGPEVLNYVEMPAPEPGPGELVIKAEAIGVNYIDTYFRSGHYPRSLPFVLGSEVAGTVSALGEGADSGFAVGDRVVSASAAGAYADFSVAPTTLTAKLPDHVTAEVAASVLLKGLTAHYLLTSVYPVQDGDRVLVHAGAGGVGLILTQWAKHLGARVITTVSTDEKARRSKEAGAEEVLPYPDDPQAFGDKVRALTDGAGVAVVYDGVGASTFDASLASLAVRGTLALFGAASGPVPPFDPQRLNAAGSVYLTRPSLAHFIRSGEEFSRRAGELFSLIGDEAVTVEVCGRYPLADAARAHRDLQGRKTTGSIVLLP
- the pgl gene encoding 6-phosphogluconolactonase, yielding MSPDVLVFPDSDALVEAAGDRLIEAIRSAVADRGRALIVLTGGGNGTALMKYLRARSPEIDWSKVHWFWGDERYVSEDDDERNEKQAREALLDHVDIPASQVHPMAASDGEFGADLDAAALAYEQLLAANADGGDPAPDFDVHLLGVGPEGHINSLFPDTPAVRETTRMVVAVEDSPKPPPQRITLTLPAVQRSRQVWLLVSGAGKAEAVAAAIGGADPVSLPAAGAVGREATLWLLDQDAASKLSG
- the zwf gene encoding glucose-6-phosphate dehydrogenase translates to MSSNSAATQWQNPLRDKLDKRLPRIAGSCAMVIFGVTGDLARKKVMPAIYDLANRGLLPPTFGLVGFARRDWETQDFQKVVYQAVKEHCRTPFRQENWDRLAEGFRFVPGAFDDDDAFDRLAETLDKLDAERGTGGNHAFYLAIPPKSFPVVCDQLHRSGLARPQGERWSRVVIEKPFGHDLDSAEDLNKSVNAVFPEEAVFRIDHYLGKETVQNILALRFANQFFDPIWNAHYVDHVQITMAEDIGLGGRAGYYDGIGAARDVIQNHLMQLLALTAMEEPVSFNPRALQTEKIKVLSATRLAEPLDETTSRGQYAAGWQGGEKVVGLLDEEGFAKDSVTETFAAITLEVDTRRWAGVPFYLRTGKRLGRRVTEIALVFKRAPHLPFDATMTDELGANAMVIRVQPDEGITLRFGSKVPGSAMEVRDVNMDFSYGSAFAEDSPEAYERLILDVLLGEPSLFPVNEEVELAWQILDPALDNWASHGKPDPYEAGTWGPESAFEMLRRTGREWRRP
- a CDS encoding aldo/keto reductase, producing the protein MSKIPTIELNDGAHIPQLGFGVFQIEPKETAAAVAAALEIGYRHIDTAQMYGNEKEVAQGIQKAGLDRADVFITSKLNNGFHQPDDARRAFDATLSAIESDYVDLFLIHWPLPTRYGGDFVSTWRVLEEFARDGRARSIGVSNFQPAHLELLAKETDTVPAVNQIEAHPYFLNDEVRAYGKEHGIATEAWSPIAQGKVLDDPVLGRIADKCGKSPAQVVLRWHIQRGDIVFPKSVSPERMKSNFELFDFELATSDMDAISALDKGEAGRTGGNPDTFDYIPD
- a CDS encoding heme o synthase, encoding MSVRGRVAPSRSTGTARRALARVLAPVLAYVALTKPRVIELLLVTAIPAMLLADRGAVHPLLILNTLIGGMMAAAGANTLNCVADADIDKVMKRTARRPLARAAVPTRNALVLGLLLSVGSFFWLWWTANLLSGLLAVATIAFYVFVYTLLLKRRTSQNVVWGGAAGCMPVMIGWSAITGTITWPALVMFAIIFFWTPPHTWALAMRYKEDYKAAGVPMLPAVATEQKVTKQILIYTWLTVLATLALALATGWLYAAVALVAGVWFLAMAHQLYAGVRAGEPVKPLRLFLQSNNYLAVVFCALAVDSVIALPTLL
- the tal gene encoding transaldolase, which codes for MTQNPNLAALSEAGVSVWLDDLSRDRLKSGNLQELIDTKSVVGVTTNPSIFQKALADSDTYNDQIAELAERGADVEATIRTVTTDDVRNACDVLRPQWESSDGVDGRVSIEVDPRMARDADKTIQQAIELWKIVDRPNLFIKIPATEEGIPAISSVLAEGISVNVTLIFSVERHRAVMDAYLEGLEKAKEAGHDLSKIHSVASFFVSRVDTEVDKRLEKIDSDEARALLGQAAVANARLAYAAYQEVFEGGERFEALKADGARVQRPLWASTGVKNPDYSDTLYVTELVAPNTVNTMPEKTIEAVADHGEIKGDTVSGTASEAQQVFDKLKDIGIDLDDVFIVLENEGVDKFEESWNELLKETQAQLDSADK
- a CDS encoding COX15/CtaA family protein; its protein translation is MVDLLPDPSLGVQRVIAFAVILTQGGIAVTGAIVRVTASGLGCPTWPQCFPGSFTPVAVSEVPRIHQAVEFGNRMITFAVVITAALAVLAVIRARRRTEVLVYAWLMPASTVVQAVIGGITVRTGLLWWTVAIHLLTSMTMVWLSVLLYVKVGEPDDGVVTERVPRPLRLLTVLSALNLAAVLVTGTLVTAAGPHAGDKSPSRTVPRLKVEITTLVHMHSSLLVSYLALLVGLGFGLLAVQASRAVVLRLGVLVALVFAQAGVGTTQYFTGVPAALVAVHVAGAAACTAATAALWASMRERAKPEPLQS
- the opcA gene encoding glucose-6-phosphate dehydrogenase assembly protein OpcA: MIVDLPETTTTAINKKLDKLRDEIGAVTMGRVLTLIIVPDSDAVLEESIKAANDASHEHPSRIIVAMRGDPYAEKARLDAQLRVGADAGAGEVVILQLSGPLANHADSVVIPFLLPDIPVVAWWPDIAPAKPAEDPVGKLAIRRITDATNGTDPLSAIKSRLPGYTGGDTDLAWSRITYWRALLTSAVDQPPHEPIESALVSGLKTEPALDVLAGWLASRIDGPVRRTVGELKVELARKSETIVLSRPQEGVTATLSRTARPDALVPLARRETGECLAEDLRRLDADEIYLAALEGIKKVEYV